Below is a genomic region from Thermococcus alcaliphilus.
AGAAAGGTTGGGGTCTAGCGAAGGTTTTAAATATTTTCCGCTACAATCATCAACCGGTGGGAAAATGGAAATAGTAATTCCAGAAGATATAATCACCGCAATGAAGCTTCCGAGAAAAGAAGTTGAGAGGGAGCTGAAAATTGATCTTGCGGTTATTTTATATCAGCGAGGAATTCTCTCCCTCGGAAAAGCTGCTAAGCTTGCGGGAGTAACCAAGAGAGAGTTCCTTGAGGAACTGGCCAAGAG
It encodes:
- a CDS encoding UPF0175 family protein, whose protein sequence is MEIVIPEDIITAMKLPRKEVERELKIDLAVILYQRGILSLGKAAKLAGVTKREFLEELAKRKVPRHYTERELEEDVAFARGE